AGCGTGGTGGAGCATTATTAGAGTGTAGCCCTCCGGGACAAGCTCCGGGGAAATACTGGACGGCTCGTTGTAGCCGTTTATCCTCTCCGTGTCGAGGGTGAAGACGACTGTGTTGCCTACCCTTGGTTCACCCTTCAGGGCGACGTTGTACTTTATGCCCTCGCTCGGCCTAAGCGAGTCGACGCGCTTTAGATACTCGCGGTCGAAGTTGTCTCTGCCCATGAGTTCAACGGTCTCCTTTATTCCAACGTTGGAAATCAGAATATCGTAGGTGAATTCCTCGTTGTCGGCCGTGAAAACCTTCTTTTCCTCCGGGTCAATCTCGACGGCCTTCTTCCTTGTGAGGATTCTTCCACCGTTTTTCTCGGTGAGCCTCGCCAGCTCGTCCGTTACAGCGTTACATCCGCCCTTAACGAGACCAGGCCCACCCCACTTCAGGGCCGCTTTTATCTCCCTCGCAAGTTCTCCAGCGGGAACGTCAAGGACGCTGTCGGCCCAGCCGAGGAAGCTTTTGATGAAGAGGTCAACGAACTCGTTGTCACCAATTTTCTCCCGTATCCACTCCCGCCCGCTCATCTCGGCCTCTTCGCCGGTTGGAAGTTTGTTTCTCTTGACGTCCGCGAGGAGCTTCATAGCCCTGGCCCTCTCGCGCCAGCTTAGATACTTCCAGCCGTCGCGGTAGTGGAAGGTCTTACCTTTGTAGAATATCCTGCCCTTTGGGTCAGAGTTCACTATCGTGACGTTCGCGCCGAGTAGCTTGAGGAGATGAGCAAGCGGTCCGTCCTCACCATGGGGGAGCATGTGGAAAGCACCGGTGGAGAGACCAAAGCCCCTGTATTCCAGATTAGTGAAGCGGCCGCCGATGTAGGGGGCTTTTTCGAGGACAGTAACTTCGTAGCCGTTCTTGGCGAGGAAGGAGGAAGTCAAAAGTCCACCTATCCCAGAGCCTATCACCACTGCCCTCATTATACCACCTAAAAAGCCGAAGAAGAGAGAATATAAAAGGGTATCGAGGGGCAGAATTGTTCAGAGCCTCCACTCAACACCCAGGGCCTCGCTGTAGGCGTCAAGGATCCTCTTCAGATACTCCTTGGCGGTGCCGACTTTGTCTATCTTGAACTTCTCGGCCCAGCGCTCGTTCCCGAACTCCTCGCTTCCCCTGGCGACGAGGTCTATGACCCTCATTGAGTCCCAGAAGACCGGGGTGTAGCCTGCCTTCCTCGCGAACTCGATAAGGCGCTTAATCTGCTTCCTCGCGTGCTCCTCCATGTCGACGTTCTCACCGTAGGCGTCCATGAAGAGTGCCTTGAGGACGGGCTTCATCCAGCCCCTGTGGAAGCGGCACCAGCCGACGTTGTCGTACCAGAACTCCCAGAGGGCGCTCGCTATTATCTTCTGGGCAAGCTCCTCGGGCTCAAGGAAGACGCCGAACTGGTAGAACGTCCAGTATCTTCCCTGCACCGGAAGCGGGATGTAGTTTCCGATGGCCCAGTACATCGTTGGTGTCATCTCGCCATCCTCGCCGAGCGGTGTGAAGACGGCGTAGTCCTTGAAGCTTTCTCCGTACTTGAGCCTGTCCTTAAAGCGCTCGTCGAGAATTACACTGGCTTTCCTCTTGCCGAGGCCGATTATCTTGGCTATCTCGTTCTCGGCAAAGGCAACGCGGTGGGCCAGCTCAGCAACGAGCTTCGCGTTCTTCTCGCTCGCCTCAACGGGTCTCTCAAGTAAGGCATCCTTCGTGAAGTCAGGTTTGTCGCTTAGGCCGACTTCCTCGGGCTTAAGCAGTCCACGGTGAACCAGCTCAAGAACCCACGCAGCGGTTCCACCGAACTCTATGGCATCGAAGCCCATAGCATCAACGGCTGGAACGCTTATGTCACTCGCGCGGAGGGTT
The sequence above is drawn from the Thermococcus pacificus genome and encodes:
- a CDS encoding phytoene desaturase family protein, which encodes MRAVVIGSGIGGLLTSSFLAKNGYEVTVLEKAPYIGGRFTNLEYRGFGLSTGAFHMLPHGEDGPLAHLLKLLGANVTIVNSDPKGRIFYKGKTFHYRDGWKYLSWRERARAMKLLADVKRNKLPTGEEAEMSGREWIREKIGDNEFVDLFIKSFLGWADSVLDVPAGELAREIKAALKWGGPGLVKGGCNAVTDELARLTEKNGGRILTRKKAVEIDPEEKKVFTADNEEFTYDILISNVGIKETVELMGRDNFDREYLKRVDSLRPSEGIKYNVALKGEPRVGNTVVFTLDTERINGYNEPSSISPELVPEGYTLIMLHHALQSKNVKAEQRKGIEDIYRIFPNLDEEGEILLIQTYLDGNPVNRVASGQTVEDFPIQDVYIVGDAYKLPGGIEVDGIALGVMRTLERLGLGSFSEWYL